One genomic segment of Micromonospora sp. WMMC415 includes these proteins:
- the moaC gene encoding cyclic pyranopterin monophosphate synthase MoaC: MTDSGQLTHVDAAGAARMVDVSAKPVTGRLAVAAGRLRTTTEVVDLLRRDGLPKGDALAVGRLAGIMGAKRTPDLIPLCHPIALHGVTVDLTLTEDTVEITATARTADRTGVEMEALTAVAVAGLALVDMVKAVDPAASVDAVRVLRKEGGKTGEWVRPEDRP; this comes from the coding sequence GTGACGGATTCCGGGCAGCTCACCCACGTCGACGCCGCCGGCGCGGCCCGCATGGTCGACGTCTCCGCCAAGCCGGTCACCGGGCGGCTCGCCGTCGCCGCCGGCCGGCTCCGCACCACGACCGAGGTCGTCGACCTGCTGCGCCGGGACGGGCTGCCGAAGGGCGACGCGCTCGCCGTCGGCCGGCTGGCCGGCATCATGGGCGCGAAGCGCACCCCCGACCTGATTCCGCTCTGCCACCCCATCGCCCTGCACGGCGTCACCGTCGACCTGACCCTCACCGAGGACACGGTCGAGATCACCGCGACGGCCCGCACGGCGGACCGTACCGGCGTCGAGATGGAGGCGCTCACCGCCGTCGCGGTCGCCGGCCTGGCCCTGGTGGACATGGTGAAGGCGGTCGACCCGGCGGCCTCCGTGGACGCCGTGCGCGTGCTCCGCAAGGAGGGCGGCAAGACCGGCGAGTGGGTCCGCCCGGAGGACCGGCCGTGA
- a CDS encoding molybdenum cofactor biosynthesis protein B → MIRARVVVASNRASAGVYADTSGPLLAAGLRELGCQVDEPVVVPDGDPVGAALRAAAADGVDVVVTSGGTGINPSDRTPEVTRALLDHEIPGIAEAIRAYSRDRVPTAVLSRGVAGVLGRMLVVNLPGSTGGARDGLAVLGPILAHAVDQIRGGDH, encoded by the coding sequence GTGATCCGGGCCCGGGTGGTCGTGGCCTCCAACCGCGCCTCCGCCGGGGTGTACGCGGACACCAGCGGCCCCCTGCTCGCCGCCGGCCTCCGCGAACTGGGCTGCCAGGTGGACGAGCCGGTCGTGGTGCCGGACGGCGATCCGGTCGGTGCGGCGCTGCGCGCCGCCGCCGCCGACGGGGTGGACGTCGTCGTGACCAGCGGCGGCACCGGCATCAACCCGTCGGACCGCACTCCCGAGGTGACCCGGGCCCTGCTCGACCACGAGATCCCGGGCATCGCGGAGGCGATCCGCGCGTACAGCCGGGACCGGGTGCCCACCGCGGTGCTGTCGCGGGGGGTGGCGGGCGTGCTGGGCCGCATGCTGGTGGTCAACCTGCCGGGCTCGACCGGCGGCGCCCGCGACGGGCTCGCCGTGCTCGGCCCGATCCTCGCCCACGCCGTCGACCAGATCCGCGGCGGCGACCACTGA